A window of Gambusia affinis linkage group LG03, SWU_Gaff_1.0, whole genome shotgun sequence contains these coding sequences:
- the LOC122827912 gene encoding trace amine-associated receptor 3-like, whose protein sequence is MLLSNMTDSAAAGVPLSVDFSSPEDYFIFIFQILFATTTVMIAGTVVIGILTTRALRLQNRFIFMLNTSICDTLVGFSVYYLGLFDVQEGYPSRNGTYNVLPSLLGVNILTFLFAQFDRYFAVCYPFIYSRFITRQVVIGLNIYCWVYNATHLLARNLLPVSKAMQLYVFSIVFFQLIVLTKVVMTIKLYVVAKYQLEREPPSPERESKRESLKIIIFVVISFLVLWCPSFINIAIKFFTGGGLTFRSEATNLFAILARFNAVSTPSVYMWGSPALREATVRTLWGRLCPQCSGRK, encoded by the coding sequence ATGCTCCTGTCCAACATGACAgactctgcagcagcaggagttcCTCTCTCTGTGGACTTCAGCAGTCCTGAGGACtacttcatcttcatcttccagATTTTGTTCGCCACCACCACCGTGATGATTGCAGGGACGGTGGTGATCGGGATCTTGACCACCAGAGCGCTCCGCCTTCAGAACCGCTTCATTTTCATGCTGAACACCAGCATCTGTGACACTCTGGTGGGCTTCTCTGTGTATTACCTGGGTCTGTTTGATGTTCAGGAGGGCTATCCGTCAAGAAACGGGACATATAATGTGTTGCCATCACTTTTAGGGGTCAACATTCTTACCTTTCTGTTTGCTCAGTTTGACAGGTATTTTGCTGTTTGCTATCCATTTATCTACAGCCGCTTCATAACAAGGCAGGTTGTGATAGGATTAAACATCTACTGCTGGGTTTACAACGCCACTCACCTGCTGGCCAGGAACCTGCTGCCAGTCTCCAAAGCTATGCAGCTGTATGTGTTCAGTATAGTCTTCTTTCAGCTGATAGTGCTCACCAAAGTGGTCATGACAATCAAACTTTATGTTGTAGCAAAGTATCAGCTGGAGAGGGAGCCCCCAAgtccagagagagagagcaagagggaGTCGCTGAAgatcattatttttgttgtgataAGCTTCCTAGTATTGTGGTGCCCctcttttataaatattgcCATAAAGTTCTTTACAGGAGGGGGGCTGACGTTCAGGAGTGAGGCCACAAACCTTTTTGCGATCCTGGCTCGTTTTAATGCTGTCTCCACTCCGTCCGTTTACATGTGGGGGAGCCCGGCCCTGCGGGAGGCCACGGTGAGGACGTTGTGGGGACGGCTGTGTCCCCAATGCAGCGGGAGAAAGTAA